The following are from one region of the Cyanobium sp. ATX 6F1 genome:
- a CDS encoding Ycf66 family protein has translation MLATIGGTLALLLGVLALLLPLLTAELSRPRDAFWGAVVLLLGLVLVTSADRLTGAPMLAVLCGGLLIGRLGTEVVQLRWRQLSPEEQQRLASSERWRTAVSELATTVARLLSQGAQAASGLRQALAPQPKSTTKRWVRPEPGGAQAPPVAEHTESGAGAAEVEEAAPTAAAIEQNQQTSHEPGTVEVSSFAAIDALIEAHNGGEAGRGACPPQGR, from the coding sequence ATGCTTGCCACCATCGGTGGGACCCTGGCGCTGCTGTTGGGGGTCCTGGCCCTTCTGCTGCCGCTGCTCACCGCCGAGCTGAGCCGACCCCGTGATGCCTTCTGGGGCGCCGTGGTGCTGCTGCTGGGGCTGGTGCTGGTGACCAGCGCCGACCGGCTCACGGGCGCGCCGATGCTGGCGGTGCTCTGCGGCGGATTGCTGATCGGCCGACTGGGCACGGAGGTGGTGCAGCTGCGCTGGCGCCAACTCAGCCCCGAGGAGCAACAGCGGCTGGCCTCGAGCGAGCGCTGGCGGACGGCCGTCTCGGAACTTGCCACCACCGTGGCCCGGCTGCTGAGCCAGGGGGCCCAGGCGGCCTCCGGCCTGCGCCAGGCCCTCGCGCCCCAGCCGAAAAGCACCACCAAGCGCTGGGTGCGGCCGGAGCCGGGCGGGGCTCAAGCGCCCCCGGTCGCGGAGCACACCGAAAGCGGTGCAGGGGCCGCGGAGGTTGAGGAGGCTGCCCCCACGGCCGCCGCCATCGAGCAGAACCAGCAAACCAGCCATGAGCCCGGCACCGTCGAGGTGAGTTCCTTTGCCGCCATCGATGCCCTGATCGAGGCCCACAACGGTGGGGAGGCGGGACGCGGGGCTTGCCCACCCCAGGGTCGATAA
- a CDS encoding IctB family putative bicarbonate transporter, whose amino-acid sequence MSPAPAPVPWLMRWQGLLAGSAPGPLARQLPTVAGLVLCALMAGMPLVTRGGLSLLILSSGLIWVLWALRTPPGPIGAISGWLLLALGVSVLATGFSPVPKEALQGLFKLVSYLGVYALMRQLLAEAPIWWDRIVAALLAGQLTSAVIGIRQLYGDTGELARWADPNSVADGTIRIYGPLENPNLLAGYLLPILPLAVVALMRWKRPAPRLFALISLVLGTAATYLSYSRGGWLGMVAALGVIALLLVLRATRHWPPLWRRLLPLLLLLLAVAALVVAVALVEPLRIRLLSLVVGREDSSNNFRVNVWNAVIEMINDRPWLGIGPGNKAFNAIYPLYQQPKFNALSAYSVPLELLVEGGLPGLVAVLGLLWTSVRLALAQLKGEAAFALPALAALAAIAGLGVQGIADTIFFRPEVQLSGWFCLATLAVTARSPRET is encoded by the coding sequence ATGTCCCCCGCTCCCGCTCCCGTTCCTTGGCTGATGCGCTGGCAGGGGCTGCTGGCCGGATCCGCCCCTGGCCCCCTGGCCCGCCAGCTGCCCACCGTGGCCGGCCTGGTGCTCTGCGCCCTGATGGCGGGCATGCCCCTGGTCACCCGCGGTGGGCTGAGCCTGCTGATCCTGTCCTCAGGGTTGATCTGGGTGCTCTGGGCCCTGCGCACCCCGCCCGGACCGATCGGAGCGATCAGTGGCTGGCTGCTGCTGGCGCTCGGGGTGAGCGTGCTCGCCACCGGCTTCTCGCCGGTGCCCAAGGAAGCCCTGCAGGGGCTGTTCAAGCTGGTGAGCTACCTGGGGGTCTATGCGCTGATGCGCCAGCTGCTGGCGGAGGCGCCAATCTGGTGGGACCGGATCGTGGCGGCCCTGCTGGCGGGCCAGCTGACATCCGCTGTGATCGGGATCCGTCAGCTCTACGGCGACACCGGTGAACTGGCCCGCTGGGCCGACCCGAACTCCGTGGCCGACGGCACGATCCGCATCTACGGACCCCTGGAGAACCCCAACCTGCTGGCGGGCTACCTGCTGCCGATCCTGCCCCTGGCGGTGGTGGCCCTGATGCGCTGGAAGAGGCCCGCCCCGCGCCTGTTCGCCCTCATCTCCCTGGTGCTGGGCACCGCCGCCACCTACCTGAGCTACAGCCGTGGGGGCTGGCTTGGCATGGTGGCCGCCCTCGGGGTGATCGCCCTGCTGCTGGTGCTGCGCGCCACCCGCCACTGGCCGCCCCTCTGGCGGCGCCTGCTGCCGCTGCTGCTGCTGCTGCTGGCGGTGGCGGCCCTGGTGGTGGCAGTCGCCCTGGTGGAACCGCTGCGGATTCGTCTGCTCAGCCTTGTGGTGGGCCGCGAGGACAGCTCCAACAACTTCCGGGTGAACGTCTGGAATGCGGTGATCGAAATGATCAACGACCGGCCCTGGCTGGGCATCGGCCCGGGCAACAAGGCCTTCAACGCGATCTATCCGCTGTATCAGCAGCCCAAGTTCAACGCCCTGAGCGCCTACTCGGTGCCCCTGGAACTGCTGGTGGAAGGGGGCCTTCCCGGGCTGGTGGCGGTGCTGGGCTTGCTCTGGACCAGTGTGCGCCTCGCCCTCGCTCAGCTCAAGGGAGAGGCGGCCTTCGCCCTGCCCGCCCTGGCGGCCCTGGCGGCGATCGCGGGCCTGGGGGTGCAGGGCATCGCCGACACGATCTTCTTCCGCCCGGAGGTGCAGCTCAGCGGTTGGTTCTGCCTGGCCACCCTGGCGGTCACGGCCCGCTCACCCCGGGAGACCTGA
- a CDS encoding N-acetylglucosamine kinase gives MANLIAGFDAGQTHTSCRLALVAADGGIQPVASGEGPGVSHLAASGGEERFLAALRTSYGAARAALGNGSRPSLALGAAAAGASGIEAGTDLEQQGQTLIATALGLPLERVRASGDERTALLGACGRGAGILVISGTGSIALGQDGQGREHRCGGWGWQLDGAGSAMDLGRDGLALSLRMADGRLPESALRARLWAALADAEGITGAAITGQWIKAQVVAPGFAPAGFARLAPAVNRLAAGGDPDAARIVQHSANALVELVSGVAERLELTAPAVFATGGALTHLDQLRDRFAAALQSALPAARLREPRGDALAGALQVAAALLSCG, from the coding sequence ATGGCCAACCTGATCGCCGGCTTCGACGCCGGCCAGACCCACACCAGCTGCCGGCTTGCCCTGGTGGCCGCAGACGGCGGGATCCAGCCCGTGGCCAGCGGTGAGGGTCCGGGGGTCAGCCATCTTGCGGCCAGCGGCGGCGAGGAGCGTTTTCTGGCCGCCCTGCGCACGAGCTACGGCGCCGCCCGCGCCGCCCTTGGGAACGGCTCCAGGCCGTCCCTGGCCCTGGGCGCCGCCGCCGCCGGCGCCAGCGGGATCGAAGCGGGCACCGACCTGGAGCAACAAGGCCAGACCCTGATCGCCACCGCCCTTGGACTGCCGCTCGAGCGGGTGCGGGCCAGCGGTGATGAGCGCACGGCCCTGCTGGGGGCCTGCGGCCGCGGGGCCGGCATCCTGGTGATCAGCGGCACGGGCTCGATCGCCCTGGGGCAGGACGGCCAGGGCCGCGAGCACCGCTGTGGCGGTTGGGGCTGGCAACTGGATGGGGCCGGATCAGCCATGGATCTGGGCCGCGATGGCCTGGCCCTGAGCCTGCGCATGGCCGACGGGCGCCTGCCGGAGAGCGCCCTGCGCGCGCGTCTCTGGGCGGCCCTGGCGGACGCCGAGGGGATCACCGGGGCCGCGATCACGGGCCAGTGGATCAAAGCCCAGGTGGTGGCGCCCGGCTTTGCGCCCGCCGGCTTTGCCCGCCTCGCCCCGGCCGTGAACCGGCTGGCGGCCGGCGGTGATCCCGATGCGGCCCGCATCGTGCAGCATTCCGCCAACGCCCTGGTGGAGCTGGTCAGCGGGGTGGCGGAGCGCCTGGAACTCACGGCCCCGGCGGTGTTCGCCACGGGGGGGGCGTTGACGCACCTCGATCAGCTGAGGGACCGTTTCGCGGCCGCACTTCAGAGCGCCCTGCCCGCCGCACGGCTCAGGGAACCCAGGGGCGATGCCCTGGCGGGGGCCTTGCAGGTGGCCGCTGCCCTGCTCAGCTGCGGTTGA
- a CDS encoding FIST N-terminal domain-containing protein — translation MAPFPLLSWWRPDGESALCRTATASDASLEAAVGAVVRELDSRAFSAERPADLALVFCSTSYASDLPRLLPLLRAHLHARHWIGCAGAGVVVTDAAGASHELEQQSALGVTLLRLPGVALQPFALDTEKLPDLDGAAQPWIDWVGADPGAARSMLLFVDPTSSGLNDLINGLDYAFPGLAKVGGIAGHHSADHGSLFLGDRVLTGAVGCLIGGAWRLDPVVAQGCRPIGPVFEVERAERNVVLQLSAGDQRNTPVACLQTILESLTASERELARHSLFLGVARNAFSLEGGGLENGDREAEAAFLVRNLIGVDPRNGAVAVAERMRVGQQVQFQLRDAAASRQELQQLLMRQQQRAPQPLAALLFACLGRGQGLYGHPDGDVGVARELFAGLPIVGAFCNGEIGPLAGSTQLHGYTASWGFLVNEPTPEP, via the coding sequence ATGGCTCCGTTCCCCTTGCTTTCCTGGTGGCGACCGGATGGTGAGTCGGCCCTCTGCCGCACCGCCACCGCCAGCGACGCCTCCCTGGAGGCGGCCGTGGGGGCCGTGGTGCGCGAACTCGACAGCCGCGCCTTCAGCGCCGAGCGGCCCGCCGACCTCGCCCTGGTGTTCTGCTCCACCAGCTACGCCAGCGACCTGCCTCGGCTGCTGCCGCTGCTGCGCGCCCACCTGCACGCCCGCCACTGGATCGGCTGCGCCGGGGCCGGTGTGGTGGTCACCGACGCCGCTGGAGCGAGCCACGAGCTGGAGCAGCAGAGCGCCCTCGGGGTGACGCTGCTGCGGCTCCCCGGCGTTGCCTTGCAGCCCTTCGCCCTCGACACCGAGAAGCTTCCCGACCTGGACGGGGCCGCCCAGCCCTGGATCGACTGGGTGGGGGCCGACCCGGGCGCAGCCCGCTCAATGCTGCTGTTCGTGGACCCGACCAGCTCGGGCCTCAACGACCTGATCAATGGCCTCGACTACGCCTTTCCTGGTCTGGCCAAGGTGGGTGGCATCGCCGGTCACCACAGCGCCGACCATGGCTCCCTGTTCCTCGGTGACCGCGTGCTCACCGGCGCGGTGGGCTGTCTGATCGGTGGGGCCTGGCGGCTGGATCCGGTGGTGGCCCAGGGCTGCCGGCCGATCGGGCCGGTCTTCGAGGTGGAGCGGGCGGAGCGGAACGTGGTGCTGCAGCTCAGTGCCGGTGACCAGCGCAACACACCGGTGGCCTGCCTGCAGACGATCCTCGAATCCCTCACCGCCAGCGAGCGGGAACTGGCACGCCATTCCCTCTTCCTGGGGGTGGCCCGCAACGCCTTCAGCCTCGAGGGTGGTGGCCTTGAGAACGGTGACCGCGAGGCTGAAGCGGCCTTCCTGGTGCGCAACCTGATCGGCGTCGATCCGCGCAATGGCGCCGTGGCGGTGGCGGAGCGCATGCGCGTGGGCCAACAGGTGCAGTTCCAGCTCCGGGATGCCGCCGCCTCCCGCCAGGAGCTCCAGCAGCTGTTGATGCGCCAGCAGCAACGGGCGCCGCAGCCGCTGGCGGCCCTGCTGTTCGCCTGCCTGGGCCGGGGCCAGGGTCTCTACGGCCATCCCGACGGGGATGTGGGAGTGGCCCGGGAGCTGTTCGCGGGTCTGCCGATCGTCGGTGCCTTCTGCAATGGCGAGATCGGCCCCCTGGCGGGCAGCACCCAGCTGCACGGCTACACCGCCAGCTGGGGTTTTCTGGTCAACGAGCCCACTCCGGAGCCCTGA
- the ileS gene encoding isoleucine--tRNA ligase, translated as MTASPVSYKDTLNLLQTPFGMRANAKVREPELQALWAEWGLYEQLSRENPGETFTLHDGPPYANGALHVGHALNKILKDIINKHALLQGKRARFVPGWDCHGLPIELKVLQSLNSDERQALTPTSLREKAQAYAREQVAIQRTGFVRWGIWADWERPYLTLEPAYEAAQIEVFGRMVLAGHIYRGLKPVHWSPSSRTALAEAELEYPDGHTSPSVYVAFPVTSVPAALGSKLAAAGVATEAGALAVAIWTTTPWTLPANLAVSVNGALDYAVCRVVGDAAGAGSARQLIVAAELVQSLRGVLGLELEPIVSLKGAELEGIHYRHPLLERHSPVVLGGDYITTETGTGLVHTAPGHGVDDFNTGKKYGLAVLCPVDEAGTLTEEAGPFAGLNVLKDANGTIIEALEAAGALLKQERYAHRYPYDWRTKKPTIFRATEQWFASVEGFRAQALAAIEQVEWLPASGRNRIEAMVRDRGDWCISRQRTWGVPIPVFYHRSTGEVLLDQASLAHVQQLIAEHGSDVWWERGEAELLPPDRAAEAEQWRKGTDTMDVWFDSGSSWAGVLGGLHDGRGLGEGLNYPADLYLEGSDQHRGWFQSSLLTSVAVNGCAPYRRVLTHGFTLDEKGRKMSKSLGNVVDPAVLVEGGKNEKQEPAYGADVLRLWVSSVDYSADVPLGPGIVKQLADVYRKVRNTARYLLGNLHDFDPRPVSEGGDAVAIEDLPLLDRWMLQRTAQLIDEVGGHFESFEFYRFFQALQNFCVVDLSNFYLDIAKDRLYVSGAAAFRRRSCQTVLALVVERLAGLIAPVLCHMAEDIWQNLPYPVAERSVFDRGWPLVPDGWRSSDDQGGAAVTPLRELRAQVNRQLEDARAQGAIGSSLEARVQLEPAAGAAGEPWRVALAVLEASAHPEVDNLVDWLLVSKLQVGGEPLADPLAEATEAGLSVRIARAVGHKCERCWHIEPDVGQHTAHPLLCGRCVGVLAGGAD; from the coding sequence GTGACCGCCAGCCCGGTCTCCTACAAGGACACGCTGAACCTGCTGCAGACGCCGTTCGGGATGCGGGCCAACGCCAAGGTGCGCGAGCCGGAACTGCAGGCCCTGTGGGCGGAGTGGGGCCTGTACGAACAGCTGAGCCGCGAGAACCCCGGCGAGACCTTCACGCTCCACGACGGCCCCCCCTACGCCAACGGGGCCCTGCACGTGGGCCACGCCCTCAACAAGATCCTCAAGGACATCATCAACAAGCACGCCCTGCTGCAAGGCAAGCGGGCCCGGTTCGTGCCCGGCTGGGACTGCCACGGGCTGCCGATCGAACTCAAGGTGCTCCAGAGCCTGAACAGCGACGAGCGCCAGGCGCTCACCCCCACCTCCCTGCGCGAAAAGGCCCAGGCCTACGCCCGTGAGCAGGTGGCGATCCAGAGGACGGGCTTCGTGCGCTGGGGCATCTGGGCCGACTGGGAGCGCCCCTACCTGACCCTGGAGCCGGCCTATGAAGCCGCCCAGATCGAGGTGTTCGGGCGCATGGTGCTGGCCGGTCACATCTACCGCGGCCTCAAACCCGTGCACTGGAGCCCCAGTTCCCGCACCGCCCTGGCCGAGGCCGAGCTGGAGTATCCCGACGGCCACACCTCCCCCAGCGTCTACGTGGCCTTTCCGGTGACGTCGGTGCCGGCGGCACTGGGCTCAAAGCTGGCGGCTGCCGGCGTCGCCACCGAGGCCGGTGCCCTCGCCGTCGCCATCTGGACCACCACCCCCTGGACCCTGCCTGCCAACCTGGCGGTGTCGGTGAACGGCGCCCTCGACTACGCCGTCTGCCGGGTGGTGGGCGATGCCGCAGGCGCTGGATCAGCCCGCCAGCTGATCGTGGCCGCTGAGTTGGTGCAGAGCCTTCGCGGCGTGCTGGGCCTTGAACTGGAGCCGATCGTTTCCCTCAAGGGCGCCGAGCTCGAGGGGATCCACTACCGCCATCCGCTGCTGGAACGTCACAGCCCGGTGGTGCTCGGAGGCGACTACATCACCACCGAAACCGGCACGGGGCTGGTGCACACCGCCCCCGGCCACGGCGTCGACGACTTCAACACCGGCAAGAAGTACGGCCTGGCGGTGCTCTGCCCGGTGGACGAGGCCGGCACCCTCACCGAAGAGGCCGGCCCCTTCGCGGGGCTCAACGTGCTCAAAGACGCCAACGGCACGATCATCGAGGCCCTCGAGGCCGCCGGCGCCCTGCTCAAGCAGGAGCGCTACGCCCACCGCTACCCCTACGACTGGCGCACGAAGAAACCGACCATCTTCCGGGCCACCGAACAGTGGTTCGCCTCGGTGGAGGGCTTCCGTGCCCAGGCCCTCGCCGCGATCGAGCAGGTGGAGTGGCTGCCGGCCAGCGGCCGCAACCGCATCGAGGCAATGGTGCGCGACCGGGGCGACTGGTGCATCTCGCGTCAGCGCACCTGGGGGGTGCCGATCCCGGTCTTCTATCACCGCAGCACCGGGGAGGTGCTGCTCGATCAGGCCAGCCTCGCCCACGTGCAACAACTGATTGCCGAGCACGGCTCCGATGTCTGGTGGGAGCGGGGCGAGGCCGAGCTGCTGCCGCCGGATCGGGCCGCCGAAGCGGAGCAGTGGCGCAAGGGCACCGACACCATGGATGTGTGGTTCGACTCCGGCTCCTCCTGGGCGGGTGTGCTCGGGGGCCTCCACGACGGCCGTGGCCTGGGCGAGGGCCTCAACTACCCCGCCGACCTCTACCTGGAGGGCTCCGACCAGCACCGGGGCTGGTTCCAATCCAGCCTGCTCACCTCGGTGGCCGTCAACGGCTGTGCCCCCTACCGGCGCGTGCTCACCCACGGCTTCACCCTCGATGAGAAGGGGCGCAAGATGAGCAAATCCCTGGGCAACGTCGTCGATCCGGCGGTGCTCGTCGAGGGGGGTAAGAACGAGAAGCAGGAGCCTGCCTATGGCGCTGATGTGCTGCGGCTGTGGGTGAGTTCGGTGGACTACTCCGCCGACGTGCCCCTGGGGCCGGGAATCGTCAAGCAGCTGGCGGATGTCTACCGCAAGGTGCGCAACACGGCTCGCTATCTGCTCGGCAACCTGCACGACTTCGACCCGCGACCGGTCAGCGAAGGCGGTGATGCCGTGGCGATCGAGGACCTACCCCTGCTGGACCGCTGGATGCTGCAACGCACCGCCCAGCTGATCGATGAGGTGGGCGGTCACTTCGAGAGCTTCGAGTTTTACCGCTTTTTCCAGGCGCTGCAGAACTTCTGCGTCGTCGACCTCTCCAACTTCTACCTCGACATCGCCAAGGACCGCCTTTACGTCAGCGGGGCGGCGGCGTTCAGGCGCCGCAGTTGCCAGACGGTGCTGGCCCTGGTGGTCGAACGGCTGGCGGGACTGATCGCACCGGTGCTCTGCCACATGGCCGAGGACATCTGGCAGAACCTGCCCTACCCGGTGGCGGAGCGTTCCGTGTTCGATCGAGGCTGGCCCCTGGTGCCCGACGGTTGGCGGAGCAGCGATGATCAGGGCGGCGCGGCGGTGACACCGCTGCGGGAGCTGCGCGCCCAGGTGAACCGCCAACTGGAAGACGCCCGCGCCCAGGGGGCAATCGGCTCCTCGCTGGAAGCACGGGTGCAGCTGGAGCCCGCTGCCGGCGCAGCGGGAGAGCCCTGGCGGGTGGCCCTGGCGGTGCTGGAGGCCAGTGCCCACCCGGAGGTGGACAACCTGGTCGACTGGCTGCTGGTGTCGAAGCTGCAGGTGGGCGGTGAGCCCCTGGCCGACCCCCTGGCCGAAGCCACCGAAGCGGGCCTCAGCGTGCGCATCGCCCGCGCGGTAGGCCACAAATGCGAGCGCTGCTGGCACATCGAACCCGACGTGGGCCAGCACACCGCCCATCCCCTGCTCTGCGGCCGCTGCGTCGGGGTGCTGGCCGGCGGGGCGGACTGA
- the trmB gene encoding tRNA (guanosine(46)-N7)-methyltransferase TrmB, with translation MVRQHVNPLGLLYQQPLVLPPPVELFAAPDQPLHLDVGCGRGRFLLEIAQRHPEWNFLGVEIRRPLVTAAEADRRALGLTNLRILFCNANVSLQDWLGALPAGLLRGISVQFPDPWFKQRHHKRRVLQPALLRAFAAALEGGETAGELFLQSDVLAVIEPMVTLCETSGWFDRPAGDPRPWRQDNPLPVATERERHVLAQGLPVYRVLYRRNGQPLCDLATLEAAREAADNPALPVAASAAVVPAGA, from the coding sequence ATGGTGCGCCAGCACGTCAACCCCCTGGGCCTTCTCTACCAGCAGCCCCTGGTCCTGCCGCCCCCGGTGGAGTTGTTCGCGGCTCCGGATCAACCGCTGCACCTGGATGTGGGCTGCGGCCGCGGGCGCTTCCTGCTGGAGATCGCCCAGCGCCATCCGGAATGGAATTTTCTGGGCGTGGAGATCCGCCGCCCTCTGGTGACGGCCGCTGAGGCGGATCGCCGCGCCCTGGGCCTGACCAACCTGCGCATCCTGTTCTGCAACGCCAATGTCAGCCTCCAGGATTGGCTGGGGGCCTTGCCAGCCGGCCTGCTGCGGGGCATCAGTGTGCAGTTCCCCGACCCCTGGTTCAAACAAAGGCACCACAAACGACGGGTGCTGCAGCCGGCGCTGCTGCGCGCCTTCGCCGCCGCCCTGGAGGGGGGCGAAACGGCGGGAGAGCTGTTCCTGCAAAGCGATGTGCTTGCCGTGATCGAGCCGATGGTGACCCTGTGCGAAACCAGCGGCTGGTTCGATCGCCCCGCCGGCGACCCCCGTCCCTGGCGCCAGGACAACCCCCTGCCGGTGGCCACCGAACGGGAACGGCACGTGCTCGCCCAGGGCCTGCCCGTCTACCGGGTGCTCTACCGCCGCAACGGCCAGCCCCTTTGCGACCTGGCCACCCTGGAGGCGGCGCGCGAGGCCGCCGATAATCCGGCCCTACCCGTGGCAGCTTCGGCCGCCGTGGTCCCAGCCGGCGCCTGA
- the crtR gene encoding beta-carotene hydroxylase produces MTQALHPSPDQPLALEHSPHAQRSVPREFLDAPSTWNPTVGLFLGGYALAGLTIWGWFVGGWPLPALLATGFLALHLEGTVVHDACHNAAHPSRFGNALMGHGSAFLLGFSFPVFTRVHLQHHAHVNDPKHDPDHIVSTFGPLWLIAPRFFYHEVFFFRRRLWRHNELLEWGIARGLFLTIVLASIKYGFIDFVFNCWFAPALMLGVTLGLFFDYLPHRPFQSRSRWHNARVYPGRLMNILILGQNYHLVHHLWPSIPWFEYQAAYRATKPLLDAKGSPQRLGIFESRTDSLNVLYDILLGIRSHRRRRSKLRPLAALMPTFRSRRHVLELLHRTAVSPLR; encoded by the coding sequence ATGACGCAAGCTCTGCACCCCTCGCCTGATCAGCCCTTGGCCCTTGAGCACTCGCCCCACGCGCAGCGCTCGGTGCCGAGGGAGTTTCTGGATGCGCCGTCGACCTGGAATCCCACCGTGGGGCTGTTCCTGGGGGGCTATGCCCTGGCGGGTCTGACGATCTGGGGCTGGTTCGTGGGCGGCTGGCCCCTGCCGGCCTTGCTGGCCACTGGATTTCTGGCCTTGCACCTGGAGGGCACGGTGGTCCATGACGCCTGCCACAACGCCGCCCATCCCAGCCGTTTCGGCAACGCGCTGATGGGTCACGGCTCGGCCTTTCTGCTGGGGTTCAGCTTTCCGGTGTTCACCCGGGTGCATCTGCAGCACCACGCCCACGTGAACGATCCGAAGCACGACCCGGATCACATCGTCTCCACCTTCGGTCCGCTGTGGCTGATCGCTCCGCGCTTTTTCTATCACGAGGTTTTCTTCTTCCGGCGGCGCCTCTGGCGTCACAACGAGCTGCTCGAGTGGGGGATTGCGCGGGGTCTGTTCCTGACGATCGTGCTGGCCTCGATCAAATACGGCTTCATCGATTTCGTCTTCAATTGCTGGTTCGCCCCCGCCCTGATGCTCGGGGTGACCCTGGGGCTGTTCTTCGACTACCTGCCCCACCGGCCCTTCCAGTCGCGCAGCCGCTGGCACAACGCCCGGGTGTATCCCGGCCGGTTGATGAACATCCTGATCCTGGGTCAGAACTACCACCTGGTGCACCACCTCTGGCCCTCGATCCCCTGGTTCGAATACCAGGCGGCCTACCGGGCCACCAAGCCCCTGCTGGATGCGAAAGGCTCGCCCCAGCGGCTGGGGATCTTCGAGAGCCGCACCGACAGCCTCAACGTGCTCTACGACATCCTGCTGGGCATCCGCAGTCACCGGCGGCGGCGCAGCAAGCTGCGCCCGCTGGCCGCGCTGATGCCGACCTTCCGCTCCCGTCGCCACGTGCTGGAGCTGCTGCATCGCACGGCCGTCTCGCCCCTGCGCTGA
- a CDS encoding creatininase family protein codes for MPEPSLPSSTETIRLQLRSWPEVESYLERHKGVIVPLGSTEQHGPTGAIGTDALTAEAVALEVGRRTGVLVTPTQAFGMAEHHLGFAGTISLQPSTLLALLHDVVLSLARHGFERIYVINGHGGNIATARAAFAQAHASAASRGLSNADRLRCKLANWFMAGPVMHTARELYGEREGHHATPSEIALTLHLEPSLEAKQRPLPEPAPAGPIHGPEDFRRRHPDGRMGSDPYLASAAAGARFLDEAATALTADLEAFLSDDPAAAD; via the coding sequence GTGCCCGAACCCTCTCTGCCCTCCAGCACCGAAACGATCCGCCTCCAACTGCGCAGCTGGCCCGAGGTGGAGTCCTACCTGGAGCGCCACAAGGGGGTGATCGTGCCCCTGGGCTCCACCGAGCAGCACGGCCCCACCGGCGCCATCGGCACCGATGCCCTCACCGCCGAGGCGGTGGCCCTGGAGGTGGGCCGCCGCACCGGCGTGCTGGTGACCCCCACCCAGGCCTTCGGCATGGCCGAACACCACCTGGGCTTCGCCGGCACGATCAGCCTCCAACCCTCCACCCTGCTGGCCCTGCTCCACGATGTGGTGCTGTCCCTGGCGCGGCACGGCTTCGAGCGCATCTATGTGATCAACGGCCACGGCGGCAACATCGCCACCGCCCGGGCGGCCTTTGCCCAGGCCCATGCCAGCGCCGCCAGTCGCGGCCTGTCCAACGCGGATCGGCTGCGCTGCAAGCTGGCCAACTGGTTCATGGCCGGCCCGGTGATGCACACGGCACGGGAGCTTTACGGCGAGCGCGAGGGACACCACGCCACCCCCAGCGAAATCGCCCTCACCTTGCACCTGGAGCCCAGCCTGGAGGCCAAGCAACGCCCCCTGCCGGAGCCGGCACCGGCCGGGCCGATCCACGGACCGGAGGATTTCCGGCGTCGCCACCCCGATGGGCGCATGGGCTCCGATCCCTATCTGGCCTCAGCGGCCGCTGGGGCGCGCTTTCTCGATGAGGCCGCCACCGCGCTGACGGCCGATCTGGAGGCCTTTCTGAGCGATGACCCCGCCGCCGCCGATTAG
- the gatC gene encoding Asp-tRNA(Asn)/Glu-tRNA(Gln) amidotransferase subunit GatC: MSKITADDVRKVAQLARLDIPEEKIATYTTQLERILDYVALLEQVDTTGVPPTTRAVEVVNTTREDLVVPTPVREELLEQAPQREGDFFRVPKILAD; the protein is encoded by the coding sequence ATGAGCAAGATCACCGCCGACGACGTACGCAAGGTGGCCCAACTGGCCCGCCTCGACATCCCTGAGGAGAAGATCGCCACCTACACCACTCAGCTGGAGCGGATCCTCGACTACGTGGCTCTGCTGGAGCAGGTGGACACCACCGGTGTGCCCCCCACCACCCGGGCCGTGGAGGTGGTCAACACCACCCGCGAGGATCTGGTTGTGCCAACTCCGGTGCGTGAGGAGCTGCTGGAGCAGGCGCCCCAGCGGGAAGGGGACTTCTTTCGGGTACCGAAGATCCTGGCCGACTGA
- a CDS encoding DUF3177 family protein, whose product MPDLLYRSLVWLDYRLAVVFTLGLPLVLLIWAAVRREGAMLRLLTIYWKVASLLVVTVLLMTDGKPLGYLLGVVAQLLIIASLWFWVDINEELADLPPWRPLPFTVRAWRWGLTLFALIGAGFSSTALGCAWGSVSRPACQVWLEAPKGLNVGLARLFDFVFGADWTPSFAVFVGYMGLVAYLVGLLQWLLVRLPKQGRVAGEF is encoded by the coding sequence GTGCCGGATCTGCTCTACCGCTCCCTGGTGTGGCTCGACTACCGCCTGGCGGTGGTGTTCACCCTCGGCCTGCCGTTGGTGCTGCTGATCTGGGCCGCCGTGCGCCGGGAGGGGGCGATGCTGCGCCTGCTGACCATCTACTGGAAGGTGGCCAGCCTGCTGGTGGTCACGGTGCTGCTGATGACCGACGGCAAGCCCCTGGGCTATCTGCTCGGGGTGGTGGCCCAGCTGCTGATCATCGCCTCGCTCTGGTTCTGGGTCGACATCAACGAGGAACTGGCTGATCTGCCCCCCTGGCGCCCGTTGCCGTTCACCGTTCGGGCCTGGCGCTGGGGGCTCACCCTGTTCGCCCTGATCGGAGCGGGTTTCAGCTCCACCGCCCTGGGCTGCGCCTGGGGTTCGGTGTCGCGGCCCGCCTGCCAGGTGTGGCTGGAGGCGCCCAAGGGGCTCAATGTGGGCCTGGCGCGGCTGTTCGATTTCGTCTTCGGGGCCGATTGGACCCCGTCCTTCGCGGTCTTCGTGGGTTACATGGGCCTGGTGGCCTACCTGGTGGGCCTGCTGCAGTGGCTGCTGGTGCGGCTGCCCAAGCAGGGGCGCGTGGCCGGGGAGTTCTGA